TAACTTCACCATGTACCGCTCCCCCAGCTTCGGACATGGGGATAACTTTTCCCACGCCCCTGTTAAAGGCCAACCCCGCATTCTTCCCCCTGTCAATCCCCCATCCCCAGCCACAGGGAACACTGGAGGGGTTGCTAGGGAGGAGACTACAGTGTTCCGTCGGTTGCTAAGTGATGGCGTAGTCGGTGATAAGGACAAGAACAGGATGTCAATGTCAAACCCGGACATAGCCTCGGAAACAATGTCTCTCCTCAGCTTCCTGAAAAGTGACCTATCAGATCTCAGAGTTCGAAAGACGGACAAGTCAGGGGTTACTGAGGGGTCATCTACGGTGTACAGGATGGGGTCAAGAGGCCTCTACCCAGGACTCCGCCCTTCATTAAAGGACCTCACTGCAACTCTCAGACGTGCCAAATCCTTCACTTACTCTGATAAACCAGTAGGGAGGCAACATCCAGCCGAGTCCTCGGCCAAAAGAAGCTCTTCTGAGCAACGTCTGGATCAAGACGAAGAKagggatggagggaggggggcggtgcctgacagagaggtggagagtgatggaggagacTGCAGAGCAGGGGGTTATGGGTATGAGGATGTGATGCCCACTCCGCTGCAGGACCGGTATGTCCAGGAGGCCAGGCAGGTAATCAGAGATATCTGCCAGATGAGCGCTCGCGAGGAtgttgacgatgatgatgatgatgatgatgtgctaGCAACAGATGGCACTGAAGACAAGGGTTTCAAAAGAAAACAAGTGGAGGAGCAGGAGATAAAAGATAGCGAGGGAGGTGAATTAAAAGATGAAAGGAGAACTAGAGAGGCTGAGGTTGCCGTTTcaggggaaaaagagaggagggaggggagagctaGAGAGGCTGAGGTTGACGTTGGGGCGTCCTCCGTTTCAGGGGAAAAAGAGAAGAGGGATGGGAGAGCTAGAGAGGCTGAGGTTGACATTGGGGCGTCCTCCGTTTCAGGGGaacaagagaagagggagggggaatgTGAAAACAGGGAAAAAGAGAAGTGCCAGCAGAAGGGAGATTCTGAGGAGAACGTGTTTTATGACCGATCTGTTGATGAGCTATCGGGTCACGAGTCGAGCCTCACTGATGAGGGCATAGTCACAGAACCAGAGACTGGACCTGGTGACCCTGAGAGGTTATTTGTCAGGTCAAGTTTAGGATCATCGTTGGCCAGAGATGTGCTGGGTCAACCCCTGACCATCTGGAAGCAGTCTGCTCTGCATGAGGAGGAATGGCCAGAGTTAAACGAGGGAATGCGAGAGGGATCAGGGTTACAcgcaggagcgagagagaaacgagagaaccCTGTCTCTGTTCCTGCCCTTGGGGTTGAGAGTGAGAGCATCGCTGTAGTAACAGAGATGAGTGGTGTCAATAACAACAACAGTACTAGCGGGAGGGCCAATATATCCCAGAGTGCCTCAGTCCCAGGACTTGAGGCTCCTCCCACTCCGAGCGCTATCCGCCGCCGCCGTAAGTTCTCCTCAACCGGGAATACGGGCTCTGACTCCAGTAACGGCAGCAACGGGGAGTCCAACGGGAACGGGGATCCTACTGTTTACCGTTCGCTAAGCGACCCCATGCCTCACCGGCGCCACTCTGTGTCAGAAGAAGGGAATAACAGTTTCTCTGTGGATAGTAACCTGCTggggtcgctctctctctcctccaagggGGCAGGAGGAGTCAGAGGTGGAAGTGTCCCAGAGTCGTCCTCTGCAGCTGATCTATCAGAGTGCACGGGCAGCGTGACCAGCGAGCTATCGGTGTGCAGTGACGGTGGTCTCCGTGACGATAGTCTCCGTGACGACTACAGCAATGTGATCCGGAGCATTGTTGCAGAGCCAGGAGCAATGGACAGATTGATGACGGATGACAAAAACAACGGGAAAGCCACGAAGAAGAAGTCCTTCTCGGACCCCAGTCGCCGTGGTGATGGCCACCTGCTTGACGAATCAGGGTTCAAAAGTCACCATCACCCCAACGAACCAATCAGTGAGCTGGATCAGCTTGGTCAGATCCCGCCCTCCAGCAGTGAGCCAATCCTGAGTGAGCAGAGAGACGAGCTGTGGGAGCTCGGAGACGAACGTGGACGTCCATTACGTAGTCGCCTTGTCAACAATGAAGGTGGCAAACTCCGCTCCCAATCAGAAAGGGAGCTGCACTCCTGtctctttgctgatgacacagatggagggggaggagggcagATATTGAACTTTGACCCCAAACTTGCGGAGGTTCTATCTCCCAGAATGGGCCGGCGGGCCTCCAGGAAACGCCCCAACCGAGTCGCGCAAACAGCATCAGAGGAGCTGGACCACTCGGAACCAGGTCCAGAAGACCACGGTCCAGAGGAGAGCCAGGATCAAGACCAGACTGAGCTCAACCCCCCactgcccccgcccccccccaaatCCAAAGCCAGGTCCAAGCACGTCCGCCACGCCAGTGAACCTGCCACCTTCATCCCCATCTCCCCACCTCCACAGCCCCAGCGAGCCCAGGGGAATCCGCCTTCCCTACTACCCGCCTGTGAACCCTCCATCCTGGGTAAGCCCACTGGTGAGGAGGCCCCCTCCCTGGAGGATGTGACCAAGCGGTATATTCTGGCCCTGAATGCTCCAGGGGGCGAGAGCGAGCCGTCTGGTTCTGAGTCTGGGTCTAGAGGAACGGTGCCTGTACCAGACGGGTCCAACTCCAGCCCTGCTACTCCCAGTGGTGCCAGAGAACCCAGACTGCAGAGGAAGAGCAGTGTAGAGCTGACCCCACCAGCCCCACAGAGAGCCAAACCCAGAGTGGTGAGTAACAttgccaatgtgtgtgtgtgtgtgtgtgtgtgtgtctaagtggTCAAAAGTGTGTTTTGATGTTGCAGGAGAGGAGGCTGAATGTTTGCTGTTGTCATGGATGAAAACAACACTGCTAGATGGAGTGTGTTCTGACATGTATCTTACCCATATTAGGCTGGTAATGATGTGTTCAAGGAGGGGCCCTTTATGAATCAGGATGCAAAAACATCAGCCCAACTTTAAAGAGCTGTGCcaggattctctctctgtgtgtgtgtgtgtgtgtgtttgtgtgtgcacgctTGCATGTGTGAGTGCTTGGTTTCGCGTGTGTGTTTAGTCAGTAGAATGTTATAGCAATGGAGTGTTTGGAGCAGATATGGAGGACAGTTTGCCAAGCTCCTTATCTCTATAGCGCTGAGGTAGAGAAACTGCTCTGAATATGGCTCTGGGGTAGAGAAACTGCTCTGAATATGGCTCTGGGGTAGAGAAACTGCTCTGAATATGGCTCTGGGGTAGAgattgtgattctcatgattccatacagttgaagttggacgttTCCATACACCTTAGCGTTCTcggtagtgatgaatcacgtttcgcCCTCTGGCAGTCgaatggatgaatctgggtttggcggatgccaggagaacactacctgccccaatgcatagtgccaactgtaaagtttggtggatgaggaataatggtctggggttgtttttcatggtccgggCTAGTTGGGTTGGTGAGTGGAtcacagacctcacaaccataaagggcaatgggttctataactgattcaagtatttttagccagatcctaattggtatgtcgaattttatgttccttttgatggcataagaAGGCCcgtcttgccttgtctctcagatcgttcacagctttgaggaagttacctgtggcgctgatgtttaggccgaggtatgtatagttttttgtgtgctctagggcaacggtgtctagatggaagttgtatttgtggtcctggtgactggaccttttttggaacatcaTTATTTTGTTCTTACtgggatttactgtcagggcccaggtctgacagaatctgtgcagaagatctaggtgctgctgtaggccctccttggttggagacagaagcaccagatcatcagcaaacagtagacatttgacttcagattctagtagggtgaggccgggtgctgcagactgttctagtgccctcgccaattcgttgatatatatatgttgaagagggtggggcttaagctgtatccctgtctcaccccacggccctgtgggaagaaatgtgtgtgttttttgccaatttaaccacacacttgttgtttgtgtacatggattttataatgtcgtgtatgtttttcccccaataccgttttccatcaatttgtatagcagaccctcatgccaaatcgagtcgaaggcttttttgaaatcaacaaagcatgagacgacattgcctttgttttgttttgtttgttttagggtgtgcagggtgaatacgtggtttGTCATATGATAATTTGGTAAAAGCCAagttgacatttgctcagtacattgttttcactgaggaaatgtaSGAGTctgttgttaatgataatgcagaRGRKTTTCCAAAGGTTgttgttgacacatatcccacRgtagttattggggtcaaatttgtttccacttttgtggattggagtGATCagaccttggttccaaatattggggaagatgccagagttaaggatgatgttaaagagttgaaGTATATTGGAATtgtaatttgtggtctgtatattttatcatttcattgaggataccatcaacacaacaggccttttggggttggagggtttgtattttgtcctgtagttcattcaaagtAATTTGATAATCCAgcgggttctggtagtctttaatagttgattctaagatttctATGTCTTTCTCTCCTGCCCCCCTatcttctctcgcctctctctcctgcccccctATCTTCTCTCGGCCTTCCTCCCTGCCCCCCTATTTCCTTCTCTCGTATCTCGCCCATCTCGCCTCCTCCCCCCTATCTTTCCTTTTCATCGGCCTCTCTCATCCTGGTCCCCCTTTATCTTTCTCTTcctgccttcttctctctcctgctctctctcccctctatctttctctcgcctctctctcctgcctctatcttctctcgcctctctctcctgccctccttACTCTTCTCGCCTCTCTTCCTGCCCCCTCATCTGCCGCTCTTttctcttctcgcctctctctccttgccccctatctctctcgcctctctctcctacccacttcttctctcgcctctctctcctgcagttCCGATCCTGCACTCGTCctcgctttctcttctctcttcctgcccccctatctcctctctctctcctgcgccccctctctttctctctcttctctcccctatcctctctctctctcctgctccgcctctatcctctctctcttctcctgccccctatcttctctctctctcctgcgccctatctatctctctctctctctcctgcccccctatcttctctcgctctctctctgccccctatCTCTTCTTCGCctctcctcctgccccctatcttctctcgcctctctctcctgccccctatcttctctcgcctctctctcctgcccctatcttctctctctctctcctacgccactctgctctcgtctctctctctgagcattGCTGGGAGATGAGTCATCTCGTTCAGGCTTCTTGGGTCGAGATTTAGCCAGATATCAGGTACAGGAACACATAgaacaagggagggagggagggaggagggggagacaggttTAGCCAGATATCAGGTACAGGAACACAgaacaagggagggagggagggagggaggagagagggggagacaggtgAAGACTGGAGGAGAAAAACAGAGAAGATCAGCGAAAAGAAGAGGGAAGTCTGAGCCAAAAATGAAGAGGAGCGGAAATAGTTGCAGAGAGGTGTGTGaaaaatggagggaggagagggaggaggagagggaggagaggagagagtgaagtaCGGGAACTACTTGTTACAACACTACATAACATTTGagaatgtctgttatttatttttaaaacttttgtgttcactaatgtttcccttgtttattttccctttttgtttattgtctattccatttgctttggaATTATAAACatgtttaccatgccaataaagcctttgaattgaatttagagagggaggggagagcgagaaagaggaccAGCACCCAACGGTCTGAGGTGTTTTCACTTTAGACAGGGCAGCAGGAATGTGGTCCTATCTATCTTCTCGCTAGCATAATGGTCCCGAACCCCCACTCACACAGCCTTGGCATTTACTCAATGTCATTCTAGTGTTGTATGAGCGACTTCAATTTGTACTGTACTTTAGGGCGAGGGTCATTTTACCCAGGCATGCGTGGGAGTGATCACTCAGTCTTTTTCGATAGATAGACCTGTCACTAACAAAAGATGGGAAATATTCTGGTCAAtatcacacactctctccttcctcccctctcgccATCGATACTTCTCTCCTAACTAATTTAGGCTTTTTCCTGCAGCTGATTGGTTATCCTCAGAAGTTCACAGTGTACACTGGAACAGTTTGGCACGGCACACGCCAGCCCTTActttaggaagagagggatggagcacAGAGACTGTTAGAGGGACAGAGAAAAGGCAGAAGGGGTGTAAGAGAGACAAAAAAAGAAGGGGgtgtgagagaggggaaagaaggggATGTTGAGAAGGAGTGGGAGGATAAGCAAGGTACCAGGGTGTGAAGAGAGGGGTCAGAGAGAAGGGGGTGTTGTAAGAGATGGGTAAAGATTACGAAAGGGGGATGTGTTTGAGAGTTACGGGATACATGAAAGAAGGgggtgtgagagagggggaaagaaaggggTATGTTTTCGAGATGAGGGGGATAAGAAGGTGTTGACGAGCAGCAATAACGGTGAAGGGGTGaatgtgagagagaagaagactgcagagggaagagagggtgagATGAGGGAAGTAGGGTGGTGATGATGGGGAAGGTGGAGAGGGGAAAGAAGGGgtgtgagagaggggaaagaaggggATGCAAGGTAGAGGACGGGGGAATAGGTAAGGGGTTGAGATGTGATGAGACAGAGGGGGAAAGAAGGGGGTGAGAGAGTGGGGAAAGCAAGGGATGTGAATGAGAGGGGAAAGAATGGTGGATGTGACCGAGAGGGGGATTAAGG
The window above is part of the Salvelinus sp. IW2-2015 unplaced genomic scaffold, ASM291031v2 Un_scaffold3778, whole genome shotgun sequence genome. Proteins encoded here:
- the LOC112076476 gene encoding rho guanine nucleotide exchange factor 17-like, which translates into the protein MAEKEKVYRSVSFNKLGCSANKSCCEEQLNKTTIFEGSSSALPPPSTAAAEKAQPSAMRNVSVSRKVSKISAASLPTAELKKGSSTPLSSISPSIRQLTEKFSSTNSSRTHGAPSPGSNVAGKSTTLPRVKSSRGEGSPSRKSFHEDSGYLQVTDTVLTVSPNDTKVHEQKCYSGTDSVSGSDSERNQKWMYTRKSCQGSVGAGKIDNSQIDPSVSYNNNCSKTSNTEDYVFVSGVRACKSHRSYFPSHHGDSPVHVDLTYWPSVTKIRELFDAEDLKSADHLQHSASSKDNSLADISDRQSPNSPAPEATSLSLPDRHLSRAASLGRERRHQGMDSAFHPDQHYSDEAEIEPASTXISRSGXFXXVAZXSNTHRAHSPSSGGEGPETXTSSLNSDPPPSVLAAAPXXPPRSXSXGLSSSXVXPXXEQXQSQGAGQPRDSLHSSHSSSRPVAPSSDRASXRAAITARWRFSSGDEEEEYHRAGGRSAPSLGVSGGYLSRGKNGSGDEEEEYHRAGGRSAPSLGVSGGYLSRGKNGWWGGKVLGRSSGSEEDNPASLGPSRDTVRRRSLRKKKNSEVAVATGRDDGESDDSDDEQMGMMEHLERHQQNITPEQTGSSRNRLREPKASSTCAALWGRNSTPNQMGAQGSYRRKYTSGGAGTSRMTTPLPGVSRVSKVNISSFISSPGGSQSRSRYCSTETLKEEDQASYANRKVNCNAITPGSVVGASSSMLSKTYHGNFTMYRSPSFGHGDNFSHAPVKGQPRILPPVNPPSPATGNTGGVAREETTVFRRLLSDGVVGDKDKNRMSMSNPDIASETMSLLSFLKSDLSDLRVRKTDKSGVTEGSSTVYRMGSRGLYPGLRPSLKDLTATLRRAKSFTYSDKPVGRQHPAESSAKRSSSEQRLDQDEXRDGGRGAVPDREVESDGGDCRAGGYGYEDVMPTPLQDRYVQEARQVIRDICQMSAREDVDDDDDDDDVLATDGTEDKGFKRKQVEEQEIKDSEGGELKDERRTREAEVAVSGEKERREGRAREAEVDVGASSVSGEKEKRDGRAREAEVDIGASSVSGEQEKREGECENREKEKCQQKGDSEENVFYDRSVDELSGHESSLTDEGIVTEPETGPGDPERLFVRSSLGSSLARDVLGQPLTIWKQSALHEEEWPELNEGMREGSGLHAGAREKRENPVSVPALGVESESIAVVTEMSGVNNNNSTSGRANISQSASVPGLEAPPTPSAIRRRRKFSSTGNTGSDSSNGSNGESNGNGDPTVYRSLSDPMPHRRHSVSEEGNNSFSVDSNLLGSLSLSSKGAGGVRGGSVPESSSAADLSECTGSVTSELSVCSDGGLRDDSLRDDYSNVIRSIVAEPGAMDRLMTDDKNNGKATKKKSFSDPSRRGDGHLLDESGFKSHHHPNEPISELDQLGQIPPSSSEPILSEQRDELWELGDERGRPLRSRLVNNEGGKLRSQSERELHSCLFADDTDGGGGGQILNFDPKLAEVLSPRMGRRASRKRPNRVAQTASEELDHSEPGPEDHGPEESQDQDQTELNPPLPPPPPKSKARSKHVRHASEPATFIPISPPPQPQRAQGNPPSLLPACEPSILGKPTGEEAPSLEDVTKRYILALNAPGGESEPSGSESGSRGTVPVPDGSNSSPATPSGAREPRLQRKSSVELTPPAPQRAKPRVVSNIANVCVCVCVCV